A region from the Mya arenaria isolate MELC-2E11 chromosome 2, ASM2691426v1 genome encodes:
- the LOC128204391 gene encoding dual specificity mitogen-activated protein kinase kinase 4-like isoform X1, with product MADSKKPPSSGQGTEENVQKQGAEKRKEFQSPSLHPVQHRRRRPDVRSRLQLEFKAAHHTNNGGASPSLKDLGYRTTIERLRSHGGLESAGKLQVNNTTYNFTADDLNDLGEIGRGNYGTVNKMLHERSNKIMSVKRIRSVVDEKEQRSMLMELDAVMRSNDCPYIVQFYGALFKEGDCWICMELMDISLDKFYKFTYGHLQSPIPEEILGKITVATVKALNYLKEKLKIIHRDVKPSNILLDRKGNIKLCDFGISGQLVDSIAKSRDAGCRPYMAPERIDPHHSSRGYDVRSDIWSLGITLIELATGHFPYPKWNSVFDQLTQVVQGPAPQLSPSEGHSEDFTNFLNTCLTKDERQRPKYNKLLEHVFIKRYQELEVDTATYINSVLDQVKDTSQLEQSQSS from the exons ATGGCGGATTCTAAAAAGCCGCCGAGCTCCGGACAAG GCACtgaagaaaatgttcaaaaacaagGAGCAGAAAAACGAAAAGAATTTCAAAGTCCCAGCTTGCATCCGGTGCAGCATCGTCGACGTCGTCCAG ATGTGCGAAGTCGGTTACAACTGGAGTTCAAGGCTGCCCATCATACAAACAATGGCGGGGCCTCCCCGAGTCTCAAAGATCTTGGGTACAGAACAACAAT agAGAGACTGCGGTCACATGGTGGCCTCGAATCTGCTGGCAAACTGCAAGTAAACAATACA ACTTACAACTTTACTGCTGACGACCTAAATGATCTCGGAGAAATTGGCCGTGGAAACTATGGAACTGTCAACAAAATGTTACATGAGAGAAGTAACAAAATCATGTCAGTCAAG CGTATCCGGTCTGTGGTGGATGAGAAGGAGCAACGATCCATGTTGATGGAGCTTGATGCTGTCATGAGAAGCAACGATTGCCCATATATTGTACAGTTCTATGGCGCTCTTTTTAAAGAG GGAGACTGCTGGATATGTATGGAGCTGATGGACATTTCTTtagataaattttacaaatttaccTATGGACATTTACAATCTCCGATTCCCGAGGAGATCCTAGGCAAAATAACTGTAGCT aCTGTCAaagctttaaattatttaaaagaaaagttaaaaaTTATACATAGAG ATGTAAAGCCCTCGAATATACTGTTGGATCGTAAGGGAAATATCAAACTCTGTGATTTCGGTATCAGCGGCCAACTCGTTGATTCCATTGCCAAAAGCCGGGATGCTGGCTGCAGGCCATACATGGCG CCTGAGAGGATAGACCCACACCACTCCAGTAGAGGGTATGATGTTAGATCTGATATCTGGAGTCTCGGCATCACACTG ATTGAGCTGGCAACGGGTCACTTCCCCTACCCGAAGTGGAACAGCGTGTTTGACCAGCTGACCCAGGTGGTGCAGGGCCCCGCCCCCCAGCTCAGCCCGTCCGAGGGGCACTCAGAAGACTTCACAAACTTCCTCAACACATG tttaactAAAGATGAACGACAAAGACCAAAGTATAACAAATTGCTG GAGCATGTTTTTATCAAGCGCTACCAGGAGCTTGAGGTTGACACGGCAACATACATCAACAGCGTCCTAGACCAGGTCAAGGACACATCACAGCTTGAACAGTCCCAGTCTTCATAA
- the LOC128204391 gene encoding dual specificity mitogen-activated protein kinase kinase 4-like isoform X2, translating to MADSKKPPSSGQDVRSRLQLEFKAAHHTNNGGASPSLKDLGYRTTIERLRSHGGLESAGKLQVNNTTYNFTADDLNDLGEIGRGNYGTVNKMLHERSNKIMSVKRIRSVVDEKEQRSMLMELDAVMRSNDCPYIVQFYGALFKEGDCWICMELMDISLDKFYKFTYGHLQSPIPEEILGKITVATVKALNYLKEKLKIIHRDVKPSNILLDRKGNIKLCDFGISGQLVDSIAKSRDAGCRPYMAPERIDPHHSSRGYDVRSDIWSLGITLIELATGHFPYPKWNSVFDQLTQVVQGPAPQLSPSEGHSEDFTNFLNTCLTKDERQRPKYNKLLEHVFIKRYQELEVDTATYINSVLDQVKDTSQLEQSQSS from the exons ATGGCGGATTCTAAAAAGCCGCCGAGCTCCGGACAAG ATGTGCGAAGTCGGTTACAACTGGAGTTCAAGGCTGCCCATCATACAAACAATGGCGGGGCCTCCCCGAGTCTCAAAGATCTTGGGTACAGAACAACAAT agAGAGACTGCGGTCACATGGTGGCCTCGAATCTGCTGGCAAACTGCAAGTAAACAATACA ACTTACAACTTTACTGCTGACGACCTAAATGATCTCGGAGAAATTGGCCGTGGAAACTATGGAACTGTCAACAAAATGTTACATGAGAGAAGTAACAAAATCATGTCAGTCAAG CGTATCCGGTCTGTGGTGGATGAGAAGGAGCAACGATCCATGTTGATGGAGCTTGATGCTGTCATGAGAAGCAACGATTGCCCATATATTGTACAGTTCTATGGCGCTCTTTTTAAAGAG GGAGACTGCTGGATATGTATGGAGCTGATGGACATTTCTTtagataaattttacaaatttaccTATGGACATTTACAATCTCCGATTCCCGAGGAGATCCTAGGCAAAATAACTGTAGCT aCTGTCAaagctttaaattatttaaaagaaaagttaaaaaTTATACATAGAG ATGTAAAGCCCTCGAATATACTGTTGGATCGTAAGGGAAATATCAAACTCTGTGATTTCGGTATCAGCGGCCAACTCGTTGATTCCATTGCCAAAAGCCGGGATGCTGGCTGCAGGCCATACATGGCG CCTGAGAGGATAGACCCACACCACTCCAGTAGAGGGTATGATGTTAGATCTGATATCTGGAGTCTCGGCATCACACTG ATTGAGCTGGCAACGGGTCACTTCCCCTACCCGAAGTGGAACAGCGTGTTTGACCAGCTGACCCAGGTGGTGCAGGGCCCCGCCCCCCAGCTCAGCCCGTCCGAGGGGCACTCAGAAGACTTCACAAACTTCCTCAACACATG tttaactAAAGATGAACGACAAAGACCAAAGTATAACAAATTGCTG GAGCATGTTTTTATCAAGCGCTACCAGGAGCTTGAGGTTGACACGGCAACATACATCAACAGCGTCCTAGACCAGGTCAAGGACACATCACAGCTTGAACAGTCCCAGTCTTCATAA